A DNA window from Paenibacillus sp. HWE-109 contains the following coding sequences:
- a CDS encoding sugar phosphate isomerase/epimerase family protein codes for MKIGVSTYSLYRALQSGEMDIFGVIDWVADQGAEHVEIVPLGFELAGDFELAEKIHQKARSRGLEVSNYAIGANFLTDSVEAYQQEIARVKGEVEIAAKLGVKKMRHDVAKSDDTSIGNFNRELGRMTEACQEIADYAQTFGITTSVENHGYFVQHSDRVQTLIQAVNRPNFRTTLDVGNFMCVDENPVAAVNKNLPYASMVHVKDFYLRPSYQNPGSGWFQTTQGNYLRGAIIGHGDIDMREVLRTVKHSGFDGYISIEFEGMEECKAGTLIGLQNVKRLWDDIQ; via the coding sequence ATGAAAATTGGAGTAAGCACGTATAGTTTATATAGAGCCTTGCAGTCAGGCGAAATGGATATATTTGGAGTCATCGATTGGGTGGCAGATCAAGGCGCAGAACACGTGGAGATTGTTCCTTTGGGATTTGAACTAGCTGGAGATTTTGAGTTAGCAGAGAAAATTCATCAGAAAGCACGATCTCGCGGGCTCGAAGTTTCCAATTATGCTATTGGCGCAAATTTTCTCACAGATTCAGTAGAAGCTTACCAACAGGAAATCGCGCGAGTCAAAGGTGAGGTTGAAATTGCTGCAAAGCTTGGCGTGAAAAAAATGCGTCATGACGTGGCAAAATCAGATGACACTTCAATTGGGAATTTTAACCGTGAGCTTGGAAGAATGACAGAGGCATGTCAGGAAATTGCCGATTACGCCCAAACTTTTGGGATTACAACAAGTGTTGAAAATCATGGTTATTTCGTACAGCATAGTGACCGTGTACAAACATTAATCCAAGCGGTAAATCGTCCGAATTTCCGGACAACGTTGGATGTAGGTAATTTCATGTGTGTCGATGAAAATCCGGTTGCAGCAGTGAACAAAAACCTGCCATACGCTTCCATGGTACATGTGAAAGATTTCTACTTGAGACCGTCCTATCAGAATCCAGGTTCTGGATGGTTTCAGACAACGCAAGGTAATTACTTGCGGGGCGCTATCATAGGTCATGGTGATATCGATATGCGAGAAGTTTTACGAACTGTCAAACATTCCGGTTTTGATGGCTATATTTCGATTGAATTCGAGGGTATGGAAGAGTGCAAAGCAGGAACGCTGATTGGGTTGCAAAATGTAAAGCGTTTATGGGATGATATCCAATAA
- a CDS encoding quinone oxidoreductase family protein, with translation MKALIFEHFGGPEVLQYKEIPDPSLVSGHILVRTKAVGMNFADIYRRRGNYHLAGNPPFILGYEGAGVVEQAAPDVTQVKVGDRIAFVDVPYANAKLVAVPVDRAIPLPADISFEQAAAILLQGMTAHYLVNDSYRLQAGEQILVHAAAGGVGQILIQLAKSKGAKVIGLTSSELKKAVAMNAGADEVYLYDSNWVKQVTAYTEGQQGVDVVYDSVGSTLMDSFAAAKTKGTIVFYGMAGGDPPRIDPRMLMDTSKTLTGGDLWNHITSLSDRIERSQQLFEALRQAVIRIDDLTTFPLSEGADAHRLLESRKSTGKILLIP, from the coding sequence ATGAAAGCATTGATTTTTGAACATTTCGGAGGACCTGAGGTCTTGCAATATAAAGAAATTCCGGATCCGAGCCTCGTATCGGGGCACATCCTTGTAAGAACCAAAGCAGTAGGGATGAATTTTGCCGATATATATCGGAGGCGCGGGAACTACCATTTGGCAGGCAATCCGCCTTTTATTTTGGGGTATGAAGGGGCGGGTGTTGTTGAGCAAGCAGCTCCTGACGTGACGCAGGTGAAGGTTGGAGATCGAATTGCGTTCGTCGATGTTCCCTACGCCAACGCGAAGTTGGTGGCAGTCCCTGTCGATCGGGCTATTCCGCTGCCAGCCGATATTTCGTTTGAGCAAGCAGCAGCCATCCTGCTTCAGGGAATGACAGCGCATTACTTGGTGAACGACAGTTATCGACTGCAAGCAGGGGAGCAAATCCTCGTTCATGCGGCAGCCGGTGGCGTAGGACAGATACTCATCCAACTAGCCAAGAGTAAAGGGGCCAAAGTGATTGGACTAACTTCTTCCGAGCTGAAAAAGGCAGTAGCCATGAACGCAGGGGCGGACGAAGTGTATTTGTATGACTCAAATTGGGTAAAGCAAGTTACGGCTTATACGGAGGGCCAGCAAGGTGTGGACGTCGTTTATGATTCCGTAGGATCTACGCTTATGGACAGTTTCGCTGCCGCCAAAACCAAAGGAACCATTGTTTTCTATGGCATGGCAGGCGGTGATCCACCCCGTATTGATCCAAGAATGCTCATGGATACATCCAAAACGCTGACCGGCGGCGATTTATGGAACCACATTACGTCCTTGTCGGACAGAATTGAGCGTTCGCAGCAATTATTTGAGGCGTTGAGGCAAGCTGTCATTCGAATCGATGATCTGACTACCTTTCCTCTCAGCGAGGGAGCAGACGCGCACAGGCTTCTGGAGAGTAGAAAAAGCACAGGGAAAATTCTGCTGATCCCTTAA
- a CDS encoding SGNH/GDSL hydrolase family protein, with amino-acid sequence MSSWIQQGDVVLFQGDSITDAGRVRDNGQDLGKGYALMAAAQFSAKYPEKQVQFLNRGISGNRVVDLEQRWNEDCLALKPNVVSIYIGINDTWRRYDRNDPTSTEAYEKGYRNLLEQTAETGAKLVLIEPFVLPVPEDRKLWREDLDPKITVVRELAREFGARLVCLDGLFAQASTRAHGSFWAPDGVHPSPAGHALVAKAWLQTVGAEE; translated from the coding sequence ATGTCATCATGGATTCAGCAAGGGGATGTCGTTCTTTTTCAAGGCGACAGTATTACAGATGCAGGACGTGTTCGGGATAATGGTCAAGATTTAGGCAAAGGCTACGCGCTTATGGCGGCAGCTCAGTTCTCGGCGAAGTACCCGGAGAAACAAGTTCAGTTCCTGAACAGAGGAATTTCTGGCAATCGTGTGGTGGATTTGGAACAGCGCTGGAACGAGGATTGTTTGGCGTTGAAACCGAATGTAGTTTCTATTTACATAGGGATTAATGATACTTGGAGAAGATACGATCGCAATGATCCGACTTCGACAGAAGCTTACGAGAAGGGCTACCGTAACCTGCTAGAGCAAACGGCGGAAACTGGCGCGAAACTCGTTCTGATTGAGCCGTTTGTCCTGCCAGTGCCTGAAGATCGCAAATTATGGAGAGAAGATCTGGATCCCAAAATTACCGTTGTTCGGGAGCTGGCAAGAGAGTTTGGAGCACGTCTGGTTTGTCTGGATGGACTATTCGCGCAGGCTTCCACTCGGGCACACGGTTCATTCTGGGCACCTGATGGCGTACATCCATCACCAGCAGGTCATGCGCTTGTGGCAAAAGCATGGCTGCAAACAGTCGGAGCAGAAGAGTAG
- a CDS encoding Gfo/Idh/MocA family protein, whose translation MNKLKIGVIGAGSISDMHFESYSKQADAQLFAVCDLNRTRAEEKAAKYGIAQIYTDYNELLANPEIDAVSICTWNNTHAEISIAALRAGKNVLVEKPLCKTVEEANRIQEAVRESGKTLQVGFVRRYDANAQLVKQFIDNGTLGELYYAKASCLRRLGNPGGWFADVERSGGGPLIDIGVHVIDLCWYLMGRPKPISVSGNTYNKLGNRPNIRNLSFYQAADYDAAHNTVEDMANALIRFENGASLLVDVSFTLHAKKDEIAVKLYGDKGGVEVEPELLFVTEMQDTIVNVAPQVDAKSLNVVDAFNNEIKHFLECCRTGNTPISPVEDGVTMMKILCGIYESAASGREISL comes from the coding sequence ATGAACAAGTTGAAAATTGGTGTCATCGGAGCAGGTTCAATCTCAGATATGCATTTTGAGTCATATAGCAAACAAGCAGATGCCCAATTGTTCGCCGTATGTGATTTGAATCGTACACGAGCAGAAGAAAAAGCAGCGAAGTATGGGATTGCACAGATTTATACGGATTATAACGAACTGCTTGCCAATCCGGAGATCGATGCCGTAAGTATTTGCACATGGAATAATACACATGCAGAAATTAGTATAGCAGCTTTGCGGGCAGGCAAAAATGTACTCGTAGAGAAGCCTCTATGCAAAACAGTGGAAGAAGCTAATCGTATTCAGGAAGCTGTGCGTGAGTCCGGCAAAACCTTGCAAGTAGGTTTCGTGCGCCGATATGATGCGAATGCTCAGTTAGTTAAACAGTTTATTGACAATGGCACGTTAGGCGAGTTGTACTATGCCAAAGCGTCATGTCTTCGGAGACTAGGCAACCCGGGAGGCTGGTTTGCGGATGTTGAACGTTCCGGAGGCGGTCCTTTAATCGACATTGGTGTACATGTCATTGACTTGTGCTGGTATTTGATGGGCAGACCTAAACCGATTTCAGTTAGCGGCAACACCTATAACAAACTTGGAAACCGTCCGAATATCCGCAATCTTTCCTTCTATCAAGCGGCTGATTACGACGCTGCACATAACACAGTTGAAGACATGGCTAATGCGTTAATACGTTTTGAGAATGGCGCATCGTTATTGGTTGATGTAAGTTTCACGCTGCATGCCAAAAAAGACGAGATTGCTGTCAAGCTTTATGGTGACAAAGGCGGCGTCGAAGTCGAACCGGAGCTTCTTTTCGTGACGGAAATGCAAGATACGATTGTGAACGTCGCACCTCAAGTCGATGCGAAGTCGCTTAATGTTGTAGATGCTTTTAACAATGAAATTAAGCATTTCCTGGAATGCTGCCGTACGGGGAATACCCCAATTAGTCCTGTTGAAGATGGCGTTACAATGATGAAAATCCTGTGCGGTATCTACGAATCAGCGGCTTCAGGCCGTGAAATCAGTTTATAA